One Methylobacterium sp. AMS5 genomic region harbors:
- a CDS encoding ABC transporter ATP-binding protein, whose translation MSRSVPRLALAAVAYRYGPSPVLDRIDLEVAAGERIGILGRSGVGKSTLLQIMAGLVAPSAGSVRLDGIPSRRPVPGCTVMFQRPALLPWASVLDNVLLPARLSGRLGRDRAAREAEARRLLDDLGLRERADAKPHQLSGGQQQRVALARALASEPSILLLDEPFSALDPEMRASLRADVLRLARARDLTLIVVTHDLADVAALAARAVVLDGRPARIAADFSLGDDAEAELRRRLGSVARDSVAHDRSGITGRAA comes from the coding sequence ATGTCGCGTTCCGTTCCCCGTCTCGCCCTCGCGGCCGTCGCCTATCGCTACGGCCCGAGCCCGGTGCTCGACCGCATCGATCTCGAAGTCGCGGCGGGCGAGCGCATCGGCATCCTCGGCCGCTCCGGCGTCGGGAAATCGACCCTCTTGCAGATCATGGCCGGGCTCGTCGCGCCCTCCGCCGGCAGCGTGCGGCTCGATGGCATTCCCTCGCGCAGGCCGGTGCCGGGCTGTACGGTGATGTTCCAGCGCCCTGCCCTGCTGCCTTGGGCGAGCGTGCTCGACAACGTGCTTCTGCCCGCCCGCCTCTCGGGGCGCCTCGGCCGCGACCGCGCGGCCCGCGAGGCGGAGGCGCGCCGCCTCCTCGACGATCTCGGCCTCCGCGAACGCGCGGACGCCAAGCCGCACCAACTCTCGGGCGGTCAGCAGCAGCGGGTGGCGCTCGCCCGGGCGCTGGCGAGCGAGCCCTCGATCCTGCTTCTCGACGAACCGTTCTCGGCGCTCGACCCCGAGATGCGGGCGAGCCTGCGCGCCGACGTGCTGCGGCTCGCCCGGGCCCGCGACCTGACGCTGATCGTCGTCACCCACGACCTTGCCGACGTCGCCGCCCTGGCGGCGCGGGCCGTGGTGCTCGACGGGCGCCCGGCCCGCATCGCCGCCGACTTCTCCCTCGGTGACGATGCGGAGGCGGAGCTGCGCCGCCGTCTCGGCTCCGTGGCCCGCGACTCCGTTGCCCACGACCGGTCCGGCATCACCGGCCGCGCCGCCTGA
- a CDS encoding carbohydrate porin gives MPNVLSPPARLLLLGAGFACALPLLETPALAQSPSAVESFTGEAGPRTNPEAIGVAPDGKVKWHGPLAPYAASLALAGLSFDVNVYDFFFSNPSAGLRPGQLSNSAYYLLSLDADLDKLAGVPGGWFHITQTFFGLRWNNRNMGADIGDTTIGYQPTFNRDFARLSILTYEQRLLDDRLAIEVGRTHPNRYYALPPCQSSVSCFQDILQINAGLSSPLYGVWGANVAYKTSPDDYIQAGAFAVTGRANFTSGWDFGHEPLDGVVTLAEIGHATTFVTDPYPSRVALTGFYNTADHEDNLRTVFGTSKGLNPGDPVRLRSGTSGVILTGSQVFWRADGGAEAGNLNPTSLQAYTSLAYAPDPTVPIRWNAFAGLTLQAPDQSRPHDRYGVKLNWQRISADYAQFLGDANFISGGSGEIYSRDKLIFEANAHLALGKNIFFEPVVQYLVNGNSYWNPFTPNRTKDGFYVGATLIVPLGQLLGLAPG, from the coding sequence ATGCCCAACGTCCTGTCCCCGCCGGCCCGCCTCCTGCTGCTCGGCGCCGGCTTCGCCTGTGCCCTGCCGCTCCTCGAGACGCCGGCCCTGGCGCAATCGCCGAGCGCGGTCGAGAGCTTCACCGGGGAGGCCGGCCCCCGCACCAATCCGGAGGCGATCGGCGTCGCGCCGGACGGCAAGGTGAAGTGGCACGGGCCGCTCGCGCCCTACGCTGCCTCGCTGGCGCTCGCGGGCCTCAGCTTCGACGTCAACGTCTACGACTTCTTCTTCTCGAACCCGAGCGCGGGCCTGCGGCCCGGACAACTCTCGAACTCGGCCTATTATCTGCTGAGCCTCGATGCAGATCTGGACAAGCTGGCGGGTGTCCCCGGCGGCTGGTTCCACATCACCCAGACCTTCTTCGGCCTGCGCTGGAACAACCGCAACATGGGCGCCGATATCGGCGACACCACGATCGGCTACCAGCCGACCTTCAACCGCGACTTCGCCCGCCTCTCGATCCTCACCTACGAGCAGCGGCTGCTCGACGACCGCCTCGCCATCGAGGTCGGGCGCACCCATCCGAACCGCTACTACGCGCTGCCGCCCTGCCAATCGAGCGTGAGCTGCTTCCAGGACATCCTGCAGATCAATGCGGGCCTGTCCTCGCCGCTCTACGGGGTCTGGGGCGCCAACGTCGCCTACAAGACCTCCCCGGACGACTACATCCAGGCCGGCGCCTTCGCGGTGACGGGCCGCGCGAACTTCACCTCGGGCTGGGACTTCGGCCACGAACCGCTCGACGGCGTCGTGACGCTGGCCGAGATCGGCCACGCCACGACCTTCGTCACCGATCCCTATCCGAGCCGCGTCGCGCTGACCGGCTTCTATAATACCGCCGACCACGAGGATAACCTCAGGACGGTCTTCGGCACCTCGAAGGGGCTCAATCCCGGCGATCCGGTGCGGCTGCGCTCCGGCACCTCCGGCGTGATCCTCACCGGAAGCCAAGTGTTCTGGCGCGCCGATGGCGGGGCGGAGGCGGGCAACCTCAACCCGACCTCGCTCCAGGCCTATACCAGCCTCGCCTACGCGCCCGACCCGACGGTGCCGATCCGCTGGAACGCGTTCGCCGGCCTGACCCTCCAGGCGCCCGACCAGAGCCGGCCGCACGACCGCTACGGCGTCAAGCTCAACTGGCAGCGCATCTCCGCCGACTACGCCCAGTTCCTCGGTGACGCGAACTTCATCTCCGGCGGCAGCGGCGAAATCTATTCCCGCGACAAGCTTATCTTCGAGGCCAACGCGCATCTGGCGCTCGGCAAGAACATCTTCTTCGAGCCGGTGGTCCAGTACCTCGTCAACGGCAATTCGTACTGGAACCCGTTCACGCCCAACCGCACCAAGGACGGCTTCTACGTCGGCGCCACGCTGATCGTCCCGCTCGGCCAGTTGCTCGGCCTCGCCCCGGGCTGA
- a CDS encoding LLM class flavin-dependent oxidoreductase, with the protein MTRQIRFNAFDMNCVGHQSPGLWAHPRDRSWQYKDLEYWQDLARTLERGIFDGIFIADVVGYYDVYKGSNWHALQQAAQIPVNDPLQLAAPIALATEHLGIGITASTSFEHPYTFARRLSTADHHTKGRVGWNIVTSYLESGAKNVGQSGLARHDNRYEVAAEYVEVLYKLFEGSWEPGAVLRDRERRIFTDPSKVHEIDHRGRHFTVPGYHLCEPSPQRTPVLYQAGASGPGKAFAAGHAECVFVGAPLKSMLKAYVADVRAKAVAAGRSARDVLIYNLTTVIVAETDEAAQKKFEEYQSYTSYDGALVFMSGWSGIDFGQYAPTDLVKKVETNAIVSMVESFSSAEKPWSIAELARWGGIGGIGPVFVGSAATVADILQEWVEETDVDGFNLAYAVTPETFEDTVNLLVPELQRRGVYPKSYRPGTLREKLFGRGPLLPETHPAHGYRDIEAVKAREANRLEAAE; encoded by the coding sequence ATGACGCGCCAAATCCGCTTCAACGCCTTCGACATGAACTGCGTCGGCCACCAGTCGCCGGGCCTGTGGGCCCATCCGCGCGACCGCTCGTGGCAGTACAAGGATCTCGAATACTGGCAGGATCTCGCCCGCACGCTGGAGCGGGGCATCTTCGACGGGATCTTCATCGCCGACGTCGTCGGCTACTACGACGTCTACAAGGGCTCGAACTGGCACGCCCTGCAACAGGCGGCGCAGATCCCGGTCAACGATCCGCTCCAGCTCGCCGCACCCATCGCGCTGGCCACCGAGCATCTCGGCATCGGCATCACCGCCTCGACCTCGTTCGAGCACCCCTACACCTTCGCCCGCCGCCTCTCGACCGCCGACCACCACACCAAGGGCCGCGTCGGCTGGAACATCGTCACCTCGTATCTGGAGAGCGGGGCCAAGAACGTCGGCCAGTCGGGGCTCGCGCGCCACGACAACCGCTACGAGGTCGCCGCCGAATATGTCGAGGTGCTCTACAAGCTGTTCGAGGGAAGCTGGGAACCTGGCGCCGTCCTGCGCGACCGCGAGCGGCGGATCTTCACCGATCCGTCGAAGGTGCACGAGATCGACCATCGCGGCCGGCACTTCACCGTGCCGGGCTACCATCTCTGCGAGCCCTCGCCCCAGCGCACCCCGGTACTCTATCAGGCCGGCGCCTCCGGGCCCGGCAAGGCGTTTGCGGCGGGTCATGCCGAATGCGTCTTCGTCGGCGCGCCGCTCAAATCCATGCTCAAGGCCTATGTCGCCGACGTGCGGGCAAAAGCCGTCGCCGCCGGCCGCTCCGCCCGCGACGTGCTGATCTACAATCTCACCACGGTGATCGTCGCCGAGACCGACGAGGCCGCGCAGAAGAAGTTCGAGGAATACCAGTCCTATACGTCGTATGACGGCGCGCTGGTCTTCATGTCGGGCTGGAGCGGGATCGATTTCGGCCAGTACGCGCCGACCGACTTGGTCAAGAAGGTCGAGACCAACGCCATCGTCTCGATGGTCGAGAGTTTTTCCTCGGCCGAGAAGCCGTGGTCGATCGCGGAACTCGCCCGCTGGGGCGGCATCGGCGGGATCGGGCCGGTCTTCGTCGGCTCGGCTGCGACGGTGGCCGACATCCTCCAGGAATGGGTCGAGGAGACCGACGTCGACGGCTTCAACCTCGCCTACGCGGTGACGCCGGAGACCTTCGAGGACACGGTCAACCTGCTGGTCCCCGAACTTCAGCGCCGCGGCGTCTACCCCAAGAGCTACCGCCCCGGAACCTTGCGCGAAAAGCTGTTCGGGCGCGGGCCGCTCTTGCCGGAGACACACCCGGCCCATGGCTACCGCGACATCGAGGCGGTGAAAGCGCGCGAGGCCAACCGCCTCGAAGCGGCGGAGTGA
- a CDS encoding ABC transporter ATP-binding protein, translating to MADPILELSDVSLSFKGLKAINALSFSVERGEICALIGPNGAGKSSALNILNGVYRAQSGHVAFEGKRLRSIRPGEAARRGIGRTFQHAALFSGLSVLDNVLAGLARHSRTTLIEHALGLPRDAAEARRFRAAADETLSFLELTPYRDRIVATLPYGIQKRVDLARALVARPTLLLLDEPMAGMNGEEKRAMARFIAAARDEFGTTIVLIEHDIGVVMSLSDHVVVLDYGRKVGDGPPDAVRNDPAVIAAYLGKPH from the coding sequence ATGGCCGACCCGATCCTCGAACTCTCCGACGTCTCGCTCTCATTCAAGGGCCTCAAGGCGATCAATGCTTTGAGCTTCTCGGTCGAGCGCGGCGAGATCTGCGCCCTCATCGGCCCGAACGGGGCGGGCAAATCCTCGGCGCTCAACATCCTCAACGGCGTCTACCGGGCTCAGTCCGGCCATGTCGCCTTCGAGGGGAAGCGGCTGCGCTCGATCCGGCCGGGGGAGGCGGCCCGGCGGGGGATCGGGCGCACCTTCCAGCACGCGGCCCTGTTCTCCGGCCTCAGCGTCCTCGACAACGTGCTGGCCGGGCTCGCGCGCCACAGCCGCACCACCCTGATCGAGCACGCGCTGGGGCTCCCCCGGGACGCCGCCGAGGCGCGCCGCTTCCGGGCAGCCGCGGACGAGACGCTGAGTTTCCTCGAACTCACCCCCTACCGCGACCGCATCGTCGCGACGCTCCCCTACGGCATCCAGAAGCGGGTCGATCTCGCCCGCGCCCTGGTGGCGCGGCCCACGCTACTGCTGCTCGACGAGCCGATGGCCGGCATGAACGGCGAGGAGAAGCGCGCCATGGCCCGCTTCATCGCGGCGGCGCGCGATGAATTCGGCACCACCATCGTGCTGATCGAGCACGATATCGGCGTCGTCATGAGCCTGTCCGACCACGTCGTGGTGCTCGATTACGGCCGCAAGGTCGGCGACGGGCCGCCGGACGCCGTGCGCAACGACCCGGCCGTGATCGCGGCCTATCTCGGCAAGCCGCATTGA
- a CDS encoding branched-chain amino acid ABC transporter permease has translation MSFFLETLAGGLLAGVMYALVAIGFVLIYKASGVFNFAQGAMVLCAALTFVTLTERDVPFWLAGLITLAIMVTLAVAVERIVLRPLVNRSQITLFMATLGLSYIIEGGSQFVMGASVHELDLGISDLPVAIGPIQLSSFDLVAAASAGALVIALWLFFERTRVGVSLRAVADDPQAALSIGIRLPVLWATVWAVAGFVALVAGLLWGARQGVQFSLTFVVLKALPVLIIGGFTSITGAVVGGLIVGAADALAEIYLGPLLGGSVSTWFAYGLAVAFLLVRPAGLFGERAIERV, from the coding sequence ATGAGCTTCTTTCTGGAAACGCTCGCGGGCGGCCTGCTCGCCGGCGTGATGTATGCCCTCGTCGCGATCGGCTTCGTGCTGATCTACAAGGCGTCGGGCGTGTTCAACTTCGCGCAAGGGGCGATGGTGCTCTGCGCCGCGCTCACCTTCGTGACGCTGACCGAGCGCGACGTGCCGTTCTGGCTCGCCGGCCTGATCACGCTGGCGATCATGGTGACGCTGGCGGTCGCCGTCGAGCGGATCGTGCTGCGGCCTCTCGTGAACCGCTCGCAGATCACGCTGTTCATGGCGACGCTGGGCCTGTCCTACATCATCGAGGGCGGCTCGCAGTTCGTGATGGGCGCAAGCGTCCACGAACTCGACCTCGGCATCAGCGACCTGCCGGTGGCGATCGGCCCGATCCAGCTCAGCTCCTTCGATCTCGTGGCGGCGGCGAGTGCCGGCGCCCTGGTGATCGCCCTGTGGCTGTTCTTCGAGCGCACCCGCGTCGGCGTCTCGCTGCGCGCGGTGGCCGACGATCCGCAGGCGGCGCTCTCCATCGGCATCCGGCTCCCCGTGCTCTGGGCCACGGTCTGGGCGGTGGCGGGCTTCGTGGCGCTGGTGGCGGGCCTGCTCTGGGGCGCGCGCCAGGGGGTGCAGTTCTCCCTCACCTTCGTGGTGCTGAAAGCGCTCCCGGTGCTCATCATCGGCGGCTTCACCTCGATCACCGGCGCCGTCGTCGGCGGCCTCATCGTCGGCGCGGCCGACGCGCTCGCCGAGATCTATCTCGGGCCGCTGCTGGGCGGCTCCGTCTCCACCTGGTTCGCCTACGGGCTCGCCGTCGCCTTCCTGCTGGTGCGCCCGGCCGGACTGTTCGGCGAACGCGCCATCGAGAGAGTCTGA
- a CDS encoding branched-chain amino acid ABC transporter permease — MPPALAAALAPVRRPALPALPVRAAGLALLLAVAFVAIPLTATDYWYNAILIPFLIMALAGLGLNLTMGYAGQASLGTGAFMAVGAYATYNLLLRLPELPLPVSLAGGGLIAGAVGLVVGLPSLRIKGFYLIAPTLAAQFLIEWVFNQVGWFSNYASSSAISAPRLVFLGYDLSSPAGRYALTLTSVTVVTVLAWRLVGSQTGRNWRAVRDGETAAAVIGVPVARAKLSAFFVGAAVSGVAGALWAFAYLGTVDARSFDLDRSFQAMFIIIIGGLSSLSGSFIGAAFIVLTPILLTHLSNAFLGGSLDGGQLSNLQRILFGALIIGFLIKEPNGLAALLGRLRRPAR, encoded by the coding sequence ATGCCTCCTGCCCTCGCTGCCGCCCTCGCGCCCGTCCGGCGCCCCGCGCTGCCCGCTCTTCCCGTGCGCGCCGCCGGCCTCGCCCTTCTGCTCGCGGTCGCCTTCGTGGCGATCCCGCTCACCGCCACCGATTATTGGTACAACGCGATCCTGATCCCGTTCCTGATCATGGCTTTGGCCGGGCTCGGCCTGAACCTGACCATGGGCTATGCGGGCCAAGCCTCGCTCGGCACCGGCGCCTTCATGGCGGTGGGGGCCTACGCCACCTACAACCTGCTGCTGCGCCTGCCCGAACTGCCGCTGCCGGTCAGCCTCGCGGGCGGGGGCCTCATCGCCGGGGCGGTCGGGCTCGTCGTCGGTCTGCCCTCGCTCCGCATCAAGGGCTTCTACCTGATCGCGCCGACGCTGGCGGCGCAGTTCCTGATCGAATGGGTCTTCAATCAGGTCGGCTGGTTCTCGAACTACGCCTCGTCCAGCGCGATCTCGGCCCCGCGCCTCGTGTTCCTCGGCTACGACCTGTCGAGCCCGGCCGGACGCTACGCCTTGACGCTGACCAGCGTCACCGTCGTCACGGTGCTGGCGTGGCGCCTCGTCGGAAGCCAGACCGGCCGCAACTGGCGGGCGGTGCGCGACGGCGAGACCGCGGCGGCGGTGATCGGCGTGCCGGTGGCGCGGGCCAAGCTCTCGGCCTTCTTCGTCGGGGCCGCGGTGAGCGGTGTGGCCGGGGCGCTGTGGGCGTTTGCCTATCTCGGCACGGTCGATGCCCGCAGCTTCGATCTCGACCGCTCGTTCCAGGCGATGTTCATCATCATCATCGGCGGCTTGAGCAGCCTGTCCGGCAGCTTCATCGGCGCCGCCTTCATCGTGCTGACGCCGATCCTGCTCACCCACCTGTCGAACGCGTTCCTCGGTGGCAGCCTCGACGGCGGCCAGCTCTCGAACCTCCAGCGCATCCTCTTCGGCGCGCTCATCATCGGCTTCCTGATCAAGGAGCCGAACGGGCTGGCCGCGCTGCTCGGCCGCCTGCGCCGCCCCGCCCGCTGA
- a CDS encoding ABC transporter substrate-binding protein: MPRLSRALRAVAIAASLTAAPGLAPTAFAQEVGAQATKQYIPLATYRVGAYASSGTPVWGGTIDYLRYLNEVEGGINGVKLTWEECETEWAVEKGVECYERLKGGRDGSPVPLFLPHGDPITKALTEKSAADKIPLLTTGYGRTEAIDGRVFPYSFTALFSFWSEASSAVNYIAEQVGGKDKLKGLKIATVYHDSPYGKETQVPLDLLAKTYGFENIQIAVPHPGNDQSAQWARIRQIKPDWVFLRGWGVMTPVAIKTAAKTGFPVDHIIGGIWSGSEEDVRPAGSVGKGYLAITPFPAGAEFGILKKIKAAIIDQGKSDLKDLKSFGSVYYNSGVIETIIAVEAIRTAQARFGKRPLNGEETQWGLEHLVLDEARLKELGADGLVQPLRLSIKDHEGGGAGKVLQWDGGKWNIVSNGWVKSDRELLLPVIYERAAAYAREKGITPRSEDTAEAGAK, encoded by the coding sequence ATGCCACGCCTGTCCCGCGCCCTGCGCGCCGTCGCCATCGCCGCAAGCCTGACCGCCGCTCCAGGCCTCGCGCCCACCGCCTTCGCGCAAGAAGTCGGTGCTCAAGCGACCAAGCAATACATTCCCCTCGCGACCTACCGGGTCGGCGCCTACGCCTCGTCCGGCACGCCGGTCTGGGGCGGGACCATCGACTACCTGCGCTACCTCAACGAGGTCGAGGGCGGCATCAACGGCGTCAAGCTGACCTGGGAGGAGTGCGAGACCGAGTGGGCGGTCGAGAAGGGCGTCGAGTGCTACGAGCGGCTGAAGGGCGGCCGTGACGGCTCGCCGGTGCCGCTGTTCCTGCCGCATGGCGATCCGATCACGAAGGCGCTCACCGAGAAATCCGCCGCCGACAAGATCCCGCTGCTCACCACCGGCTACGGCCGCACCGAGGCGATCGACGGACGCGTCTTCCCCTACAGCTTCACCGCGCTGTTCAGCTTCTGGAGCGAGGCCTCCTCGGCGGTGAACTACATCGCCGAGCAGGTCGGCGGGAAGGACAAGCTCAAGGGCCTCAAGATCGCGACCGTCTATCACGACTCTCCCTACGGCAAGGAGACACAAGTCCCGCTCGACCTGCTGGCCAAGACCTACGGCTTCGAGAACATCCAGATCGCGGTGCCGCATCCCGGCAACGACCAGTCGGCGCAATGGGCGCGCATCCGCCAGATCAAGCCGGACTGGGTCTTCCTGCGCGGCTGGGGCGTGATGACCCCGGTGGCGATCAAGACCGCGGCCAAGACGGGCTTTCCCGTCGATCACATCATCGGCGGCATCTGGTCGGGGTCGGAGGAGGACGTGCGCCCGGCCGGCAGCGTCGGCAAGGGCTATCTCGCCATCACCCCGTTCCCGGCCGGGGCCGAGTTCGGCATCCTCAAGAAGATCAAGGCGGCGATCATCGATCAGGGCAAGAGCGACCTGAAGGATCTCAAGAGCTTCGGTTCGGTCTACTACAATTCCGGCGTCATCGAGACGATCATCGCCGTCGAGGCGATCCGCACGGCGCAAGCCCGCTTCGGCAAGCGCCCCCTCAACGGCGAGGAGACGCAGTGGGGCCTCGAACACCTCGTGCTCGACGAGGCCCGCCTGAAGGAACTCGGCGCGGACGGCCTCGTCCAGCCGCTGCGCCTCTCGATCAAGGACCACGAGGGCGGCGGCGCCGGCAAGGTGCTGCAATGGGACGGCGGCAAGTGGAACATCGTCAGCAACGGCTGGGTCAAATCCGACCGTGAGTTGCTCCTGCCGGTGATCTACGAGCGCGCGGCGGCCTATGCCCGCGAGAAGGGCATCACGCCCCGCTCCGAGGACACGGCGGAGGCGGGCGCGAAATGA
- a CDS encoding ABC transporter ATP-binding protein, with the protein MSAPFLDVESIEAVYGASILGLRDVSLSVAKGEIVALIGPNGAGKTTTLRAISNLLGAQRGSLRRGAIRWQGAATGRLDPADLVARGIVQVLEGRHVFGQLTVEENLLTGGYLRRPSRRQLADDLERIYAWFPRLKQRRGAKAGLTSGGEQQMVAIGRALMTRPTLLLLDEPSMGLAPIIVAEIFAIVARLNREEGMSVLVAEQNANLVLDHAHRAVVLESGRVVASGSSADLAASGRLGALYLGGAEAGTRH; encoded by the coding sequence ATGAGCGCTCCCTTCCTCGACGTCGAATCCATCGAGGCGGTCTATGGTGCCTCGATCCTGGGCCTGCGCGACGTGTCGCTCAGCGTGGCCAAGGGCGAGATCGTCGCCCTGATCGGCCCCAACGGCGCCGGCAAGACCACGACCCTGCGGGCGATCTCGAACCTGCTCGGTGCGCAGCGCGGCAGCCTGCGGCGCGGCGCCATCCGCTGGCAGGGCGCGGCGACCGGGCGCCTCGACCCGGCCGACCTCGTCGCCCGCGGCATCGTGCAGGTGCTGGAGGGCCGCCACGTCTTCGGCCAGCTCACGGTGGAGGAGAATCTGCTGACGGGCGGCTATCTCCGCCGCCCGAGCCGGCGCCAGCTCGCGGATGATCTGGAGCGGATCTACGCGTGGTTCCCGCGCCTGAAGCAGCGGCGCGGGGCGAAAGCCGGCCTGACGTCGGGCGGCGAGCAGCAGATGGTGGCGATCGGACGCGCCCTGATGACCCGCCCGACGCTGCTGCTCCTCGACGAACCTTCCATGGGGCTCGCGCCGATCATCGTCGCCGAGATCTTCGCCATCGTCGCCCGGCTCAACCGCGAGGAGGGGATGAGCGTCCTCGTCGCCGAGCAGAACGCCAACCTCGTGCTCGACCATGCCCACCGCGCCGTCGTGCTCGAGAGCGGGCGCGTGGTGGCCTCCGGCTCGAGCGCGGACCTCGCCGCAAGCGGACGGCTCGGCGCGCTCTACCTCGGCGGCGCCGAGGCCGGAACCCGGCACTGA
- a CDS encoding monooxygenase has translation MSEPDATRWAAPLAAPWTAWGTPPSPRYETLAARFRPVFARIREWALARERERDLPYAAIAWLKEARFGALRVPEDEGGFGASLPDLFALLAELGQADSNLPQALRNHFGFTEDTVGSPAGPRRTHWIERLAAGDLFGGAWSETGTAAVGTFETRIHRSGAGWGLTGRKYYTTGSLFADWIDVVGTGEAGEETSVVVPAKAPGVEIIDDWDGFGQRLTASGTALFADAPAIGEPLPTAERFPYGPAFFQAVHLATLTGIARAAAGEVAQAVRERARTYSHAAGARPSADPQVLQVVGRVHSLAYAAGAINQQAAQAVQRAYEARVGGLSEAEAQTINVAAEIELAQAQSVLTGLVLDAGTILFDALGASATRRGLALDRHWRNARTIASHNPRIFKDRVVGDYAVNGTEPPFQWKIGRVAEPRA, from the coding sequence ATGAGTGAACCCGACGCCACCCGCTGGGCCGCCCCATTGGCCGCCCCTTGGACCGCTTGGGGCACGCCCCCGAGCCCGCGCTACGAGACCCTCGCCGCGCGCTTCCGGCCCGTCTTCGCCCGCATCCGCGAGTGGGCGCTCGCGCGCGAGCGGGAGCGCGATCTGCCCTACGCGGCGATTGCTTGGCTGAAGGAGGCCCGCTTCGGCGCCCTGCGGGTGCCGGAGGACGAGGGCGGCTTCGGCGCGAGCCTGCCCGACCTGTTCGCGTTGCTGGCCGAACTGGGGCAAGCCGATTCCAACCTGCCGCAGGCCCTGCGCAACCATTTCGGCTTCACCGAGGACACCGTCGGCAGCCCGGCGGGCCCGCGGCGGACGCACTGGATCGAGCGCCTCGCGGCCGGCGACCTGTTCGGCGGCGCGTGGTCCGAGACCGGGACCGCCGCGGTCGGCACCTTCGAGACCCGCATCCACCGCAGCGGCGCGGGCTGGGGGCTGACGGGCAGGAAGTACTACACCACGGGCTCGCTCTTCGCCGACTGGATCGACGTCGTCGGCACCGGCGAGGCGGGGGAGGAAACCTCGGTGGTGGTGCCGGCCAAAGCCCCGGGCGTCGAGATCATCGACGATTGGGACGGGTTCGGCCAGCGGCTCACCGCCAGCGGCACCGCCCTGTTCGCGGATGCCCCCGCCATCGGCGAGCCGCTGCCGACGGCGGAGCGCTTCCCCTACGGCCCCGCCTTCTTCCAGGCGGTGCATCTGGCGACGCTGACCGGCATCGCCCGGGCGGCGGCGGGCGAGGTGGCCCAGGCGGTGCGCGAACGGGCGCGCACCTATTCCCACGCCGCCGGAGCCCGTCCCAGCGCCGACCCGCAGGTGCTTCAAGTCGTGGGCCGGGTTCACAGCCTCGCCTACGCTGCCGGAGCGATCAACCAACAGGCGGCGCAGGCCGTGCAGCGGGCCTACGAGGCGCGGGTCGGCGGCCTGTCCGAAGCGGAGGCGCAGACGATCAACGTGGCGGCGGAGATCGAGCTGGCACAGGCCCAGAGCGTGCTGACCGGCCTCGTGCTCGATGCCGGCACGATCCTGTTCGACGCGCTCGGCGCCTCGGCCACACGCCGCGGCCTCGCGCTCGACCGCCACTGGCGCAACGCCCGCACGATCGCCTCGCACAATCCGCGCATCTTCAAGGACCGGGTCGTCGGCGATTACGCGGTCAACGGCACCGAGCCGCCATTCCAGTGGAAGATCGGCCGCGTGGCCGAACCCCGCGCCTGA
- a CDS encoding helix-turn-helix domain containing protein: MPQTSGSPPDPSLFQRFIPEIAHRTSGEILAHPDFAAMRQRYVAGTTACYEIASFPGGWQSAAYRVATISAIICLHAAWDPADRATWPTLARLKEAGATFGLSSPRQIDDLIGRLVETNYVVLERPDADGRLRLLVPTDKLLAWDRVLLSAYYGVLQDLYPDPGYGPAVSRDPTLHLAQRRVSVGMFDVIGRFIARNGDIVPFLQMYQGFQVLMRVILLREAGAEATIRDGDFSDIMARFGISRSHVRNILAAAEAGGLLTHDGRGRKHLAPTPRGLAAVDRFIADTLASHDMTYRMALASLEAEPARSSGTAA, translated from the coding sequence ATGCCGCAAACGAGTGGTTCCCCGCCGGATCCGTCGCTGTTCCAGCGCTTCATCCCCGAGATCGCCCACCGGACGAGCGGCGAGATTCTGGCCCATCCCGACTTCGCGGCGATGCGCCAGCGCTACGTCGCCGGCACGACGGCGTGCTACGAAATCGCCTCCTTCCCCGGAGGTTGGCAGAGCGCGGCCTATCGGGTCGCGACCATCAGCGCGATCATCTGCCTCCATGCGGCCTGGGATCCGGCGGACCGGGCGACGTGGCCGACGCTGGCGCGGCTCAAGGAGGCGGGAGCGACCTTCGGGCTCTCGAGCCCGCGGCAGATCGATGATCTCATCGGCCGCCTTGTCGAGACGAACTACGTCGTTCTGGAGCGCCCCGATGCCGACGGCCGGCTGCGGCTGCTGGTGCCGACGGACAAGCTCCTGGCCTGGGATCGGGTCTTGCTGTCAGCCTATTACGGCGTGCTGCAGGACCTCTATCCGGACCCCGGATACGGTCCCGCCGTGTCCCGCGATCCGACCCTTCATCTGGCCCAGCGCCGGGTCTCGGTCGGGATGTTCGACGTCATCGGCCGGTTCATCGCACGAAACGGCGACATCGTCCCGTTCCTGCAGATGTATCAGGGCTTCCAAGTCCTGATGCGGGTGATCCTGCTGCGGGAGGCGGGTGCGGAGGCCACGATCCGCGACGGCGATTTCTCCGATATCATGGCGCGCTTCGGGATATCCCGCTCCCATGTCCGCAACATCCTGGCGGCGGCCGAAGCGGGGGGCCTGCTCACGCATGACGGCCGGGGACGCAAGCATCTCGCCCCGACCCCCCGCGGCCTGGCGGCCGTTGACCGTTTCATCGCGGACACCCTCGCTTCGCACGACATGACCTATCGCATGGCGCTCGCGAGCCTGGAGGCGGAACCGGCCCGCTCGTCGGGCACGGCCGCCTGA